A DNA window from Streptomyces canus contains the following coding sequences:
- a CDS encoding MGH1-like glycoside hydrolase domain-containing protein: MDRTAQLITPSAAHSIAYDPPGSSHPLHVRAARVLEGNWTGASTVPSRGLYPHQWSWDSAFIAIGLRHLSPLRAQTELETLLAAQWGDGRVPHIVFNPSVPLDAYFPSPDFWRSSTAGRAAGAPRTVQTSGIVQPPVHALAVWLVHRADPGLSRARGFLARMYPRLAAWHRYLLHRRDLGGGGLASVVHPWEQGMDNSPAWDLPLSRVTPAPARSFRRADLDHGAAEDRPTDLDYGRYVRLATDYRDAGYADGGGEFAVEDPAFNALLIASEHALARIADELGAPGTARHARAERLTAALVERLWDPASGMFLCRDLRGSSQDRRGALIPERGVSGLLPLLLPGLPRDIVTTVVRTACGPHFGLGTTTRLVPSYDLLGEAFDPHRYWRGPAWFNTAWLLERGLRTHGEHRRADALRESALELAETTDFAEYVDPYTGEACGATGFSWTAALALDLLHSDTTVTADMGLKGGNRR; the protein is encoded by the coding sequence GTGGATCGCACTGCCCAGCTCATCACCCCTTCCGCCGCGCATTCGATCGCATACGATCCGCCGGGTTCGTCACATCCCCTGCACGTCAGGGCGGCGAGGGTGCTGGAAGGCAACTGGACCGGCGCCTCCACGGTGCCCTCGCGCGGTCTGTACCCGCACCAGTGGTCCTGGGACTCCGCTTTCATCGCGATCGGCCTGCGCCACCTCTCCCCGCTGCGGGCCCAGACGGAGCTGGAGACGCTGCTGGCGGCCCAGTGGGGTGACGGGCGGGTCCCGCACATCGTCTTCAACCCCTCCGTACCGCTCGACGCGTACTTCCCGAGCCCCGACTTCTGGCGCTCCTCGACCGCGGGGCGCGCCGCGGGCGCCCCGCGCACCGTACAGACGTCCGGCATCGTGCAGCCACCGGTGCACGCCCTGGCGGTGTGGCTGGTCCACCGCGCCGACCCCGGCCTGTCCCGTGCGCGCGGCTTCCTCGCCCGGATGTACCCACGCCTGGCCGCCTGGCACCGCTACCTCCTGCACCGCCGCGACCTGGGCGGAGGCGGCCTCGCGTCCGTCGTGCACCCCTGGGAACAGGGTATGGACAACAGCCCCGCCTGGGATCTGCCGCTGTCCCGCGTCACACCGGCGCCGGCCCGCTCCTTCCGCCGCGCCGACCTCGACCACGGAGCCGCCGAGGACCGGCCGACGGATCTGGACTACGGGCGGTACGTGCGGCTGGCGACGGACTACCGGGACGCCGGATACGCCGACGGCGGCGGAGAGTTCGCCGTCGAGGACCCCGCCTTCAACGCCCTGCTCATCGCCTCCGAACACGCCCTCGCCCGGATCGCCGACGAGCTGGGGGCGCCCGGCACGGCCCGGCACGCGCGCGCGGAGCGGCTGACGGCGGCTCTGGTGGAGCGGCTGTGGGATCCGGCGAGCGGGATGTTCCTGTGCCGGGATCTGCGAGGATCCTCCCAGGACAGGCGCGGCGCCCTGATCCCCGAGCGCGGAGTCTCCGGCCTGCTCCCCCTGCTGCTCCCCGGTCTCCCGCGGGACATCGTCACGACGGTCGTGCGGACCGCCTGCGGCCCCCACTTCGGCCTCGGCACCACCACCCGCCTCGTCCCCAGCTACGACCTCCTCGGCGAGGCCTTCGACCCGCACCGCTACTGGCGCGGCCCGGCCTGGTTCAACACCGCCTGGCTGCTGGAACGCGGGCTGCGCACCCACGGCGAGCACCGACGGGCCGACGCGCTGCGGGAGTCGGCCCTCGAGCTCGCCGAGACCACCGACTTCGCGGAGTACGTCGACCCGTACACCGGAGAGGCCTGCGGAGCGACCGGCTTCAGCTGGACCGCCGCGCTCGCGCTCGACCTGCTGCACAGTGACACCACAGTCACGGCGGACATGGGACTCAAGGGAGGGAACCGGCGATGA
- a CDS encoding CDP-alcohol phosphatidyltransferase, which translates to MSETLAESTSPEAEATGADSAPAGKPSLRARLVRRRDAHPTAVRNTRWTLNILAALLVLGALLLPNKVAYLHMRAFVRIPAEAILGAAVALALPRRPRLVVAVVSGVGLGVMTILNLLDMGFNDYLGRPFNVVLDWELLDDAQSYVADSMGKGVAVGAAVGAVVMVLLLLAVMALAMVRLSGLLVLDRQTATRGTLVAATVWVTCSALGLQIFGTPLASEHTAALATTQAKRVLYTVRDEAEFQKVAKVDAFGNTPGSQLVPDLRGKDMIFTFIESYGRSAVEDPAIAPGVDKTLDTSTAALAKAGFHAKSGWLTSATYGGSSWLGHSTTLSGLWIDNQQRYRTVMASDHLSLTKAFKKTGAWDTVGVMPGVQKGWPEQKYYALDKVYNAFQLGYQGPKFSWSTMPDQYALEAYQRQVHGKKRDKPLMSEIILTSSHQPWAPIPKMVDWDELGDGSIFRGIQKAGTKPSEIIADSTRSKQEYGKSISYSVTSLTQWLERYGSDDTVLVFLGDHQPIARVSGENASRDVPISIVAKDPKVLDKIASWHWTDGLKPAHNAPVWKMSSFRDRFLTAYGSTPHPSKG; encoded by the coding sequence GTGTCCGAGACCCTTGCAGAGAGCACGTCACCCGAGGCCGAGGCGACGGGTGCGGACAGTGCGCCGGCCGGGAAGCCGTCCCTGCGCGCGCGTCTCGTCCGCCGGCGGGACGCGCACCCGACCGCCGTACGCAACACGCGCTGGACCCTGAACATCCTCGCCGCTCTGCTCGTCCTGGGCGCCCTGCTTCTGCCGAACAAGGTCGCCTATCTGCACATGCGGGCGTTCGTGCGGATTCCGGCGGAGGCGATCCTTGGGGCGGCCGTGGCGCTGGCGCTGCCGCGTCGGCCGCGGCTGGTGGTGGCCGTGGTGTCCGGGGTGGGGCTCGGAGTGATGACGATCCTGAACCTGCTCGACATGGGATTCAACGACTACCTCGGGCGGCCTTTCAATGTCGTCCTCGACTGGGAGTTGCTCGACGACGCGCAGTCGTATGTCGCGGACTCGATGGGCAAGGGAGTGGCGGTCGGTGCCGCGGTCGGCGCGGTAGTCATGGTCCTTCTGCTGCTGGCCGTCATGGCGCTGGCGATGGTCAGGCTGAGCGGTCTGCTGGTCCTGGACCGGCAGACCGCCACCCGGGGCACCCTCGTCGCGGCCACCGTCTGGGTCACCTGCTCCGCGCTCGGTCTGCAGATCTTCGGCACTCCGCTGGCCTCCGAACACACCGCCGCGCTCGCCACCACCCAGGCCAAGCGGGTGCTGTACACCGTGCGGGACGAGGCGGAGTTCCAGAAGGTGGCCAAGGTCGACGCCTTCGGGAACACGCCCGGCTCCCAGCTGGTGCCCGACCTGCGCGGCAAGGACATGATCTTCACCTTCATCGAGAGCTACGGCCGCAGCGCCGTCGAGGACCCGGCCATCGCGCCCGGCGTGGACAAGACCCTCGACACCAGCACCGCGGCCCTCGCGAAGGCCGGCTTCCACGCGAAGAGCGGCTGGCTGACCTCGGCGACGTACGGCGGCAGCAGTTGGCTGGGCCACTCGACGACCCTCTCCGGCCTCTGGATCGACAACCAGCAGCGCTACCGCACGGTCATGGCCAGCGACCACCTCAGCCTCACCAAGGCCTTCAAGAAGACCGGCGCCTGGGACACGGTCGGGGTGATGCCGGGCGTCCAGAAGGGCTGGCCCGAGCAGAAGTACTACGCCCTCGACAAGGTCTACAACGCCTTCCAACTCGGCTACCAGGGACCCAAGTTCAGCTGGTCGACGATGCCCGACCAGTACGCCCTGGAGGCCTACCAGCGCCAGGTCCACGGCAAGAAGCGCGACAAGCCGCTGATGTCCGAGATCATCCTGACCTCCAGCCACCAGCCCTGGGCGCCCATCCCGAAGATGGTCGACTGGGACGAACTGGGCGACGGCTCGATCTTCAGGGGCATCCAGAAGGCGGGCACCAAGCCGTCCGAGATCATCGCCGACTCCACCCGCTCCAAGCAGGAGTACGGCAAGTCCATCTCGTACTCGGTCACTTCACTGACCCAGTGGCTGGAGCGCTACGGCAGCGACGACACGGTCCTCGTCTTCCTCGGCGACCACCAGCCGATCGCCCGGGTCAGCGGGGAGAACGCCAGCCGTGACGTGCCGATCTCGATCGTCGCCAAGGACCCGAAGGTTCTCGACAAGATCGCGTCCTGGCACTGGACGGACGGCCTGAAGCCGGCGCACAACGCCCCGGTCTGGAAGATGAGCTCCTTCCGAGACCGCTTCCTGACGGCGTACGGCTCGACTCCGCACCCGTCAAAGGGGTAG
- a CDS encoding ROK family transcriptional regulator, which yields MTGRSQTGAGDLLELVRSGRAVTRGALQQATGLSRATVGQRLDRLFRAGWLREGAGGPVDSPLGGRPSITLEFDDAHAVVLAADLETRHARACVLSLTGEILAEHSGTLVIEDGPDAVLGELGRWFAELLEKAGHRAEEVCGIGLAVPGPVDLESGRVVQPPIMPGWDGYDIRGRLAGAFTEHTGTGPVPVLVDNDANLMAYGEQRTAYPDCSAFVLVKVSTGIGAGVVVDGSVYRGIDGGAGDLGHIRVPAGAEALCRCGSYGCLAAVASGGAVARRLAAAGVPAASGSDVRDLLASGHPEAAALARDAGRQVGDVLATVVTLLNPGVLMIAGDLAGTPFLTGVRELLYQRALPRSTARLEVVTSRLGDRAGLIGAGALVVEHLYAPERIEERLLAMGV from the coding sequence ATGACCGGACGGAGTCAGACCGGCGCCGGAGATCTGCTCGAACTGGTCCGCAGCGGGCGAGCCGTCACGCGCGGGGCGCTCCAGCAGGCCACCGGACTGTCCCGGGCGACCGTCGGCCAGCGCCTCGACCGGCTCTTCCGCGCGGGCTGGCTGCGCGAGGGCGCCGGGGGCCCCGTCGACTCGCCGCTGGGCGGCCGCCCCTCCATCACCCTGGAGTTCGACGACGCCCATGCCGTCGTCCTCGCCGCCGACCTGGAGACCCGGCACGCGCGCGCGTGCGTGCTGTCGCTGACCGGCGAGATCCTCGCCGAGCACAGCGGCACCCTGGTGATCGAGGACGGCCCGGACGCCGTGCTCGGCGAGCTGGGCCGCTGGTTCGCCGAGCTGCTGGAGAAGGCGGGGCACCGCGCGGAGGAGGTCTGCGGGATCGGGCTCGCCGTGCCGGGCCCGGTCGACCTGGAAAGCGGCCGGGTGGTCCAGCCGCCGATCATGCCCGGCTGGGACGGTTACGACATAAGAGGCCGCCTGGCCGGAGCCTTCACCGAGCACACCGGGACCGGTCCGGTACCCGTGCTCGTCGACAACGACGCCAACCTCATGGCGTACGGCGAACAGCGCACGGCCTACCCCGACTGCTCGGCGTTCGTGCTGGTCAAGGTCTCGACGGGCATCGGCGCCGGAGTCGTGGTCGACGGCTCGGTCTACCGGGGCATCGACGGCGGCGCGGGCGACCTGGGCCACATCCGGGTGCCGGCGGGCGCGGAGGCGCTGTGCCGCTGCGGGTCCTACGGCTGCCTCGCCGCCGTGGCGAGCGGTGGTGCCGTGGCGCGGCGGCTGGCGGCGGCCGGGGTGCCGGCTGCCTCGGGATCGGATGTGCGGGACCTGCTCGCGTCCGGGCATCCGGAGGCGGCGGCGCTCGCACGTGATGCGGGCCGGCAGGTCGGGGACGTGCTGGCGACCGTCGTGACCCTGCTGAACCCCGGGGTTCTGATGATCGCCGGAGATCTGGCAGGTACTCCCTTCCTCACGGGTGTACGGGAACTGCTGTACCAGCGGGCGCTGCCCCGCTCCACCGCCCGGCTGGAGGTCGTGACCTCGCGGCTGGGGGATCGGGCCGGGCTGATCGGGGCGGGTGCGCTGGTCGTGGAGCATCTGTACGCGCCCGAGCGGATCGAGGAGAGGTTGCTGGCCATGGGCGTATGA
- the dusB gene encoding tRNA dihydrouridine synthase DusB: MSTTALTENTPLRIGPHTVQPPVVLAPMAGITNAPFRTLCREFSGGKGLFVSEMITTRALVERNEKTMQLIHFDESETPRSIQLYGVDPATVGKAVRMIAEEDLADHIDLNFGCPVPKVTRKGGGSALPYKRPLLRAILREAVSGAGDLPVTMKMRKGIDDDHITYLDAGRIAVEEGVTSIALHGRTAAQHYGGTADWDAIARLKEHVPEIPVLGNGDIWSASDALRMVASTGCDGVVVGRGCLGRPWLFADLVAAFEGRPEHIARPSLREVADVMVRHATLLGEWIGDESRGVIDFRKHVAWYLKGFAVGSEMRKRLAITSSLAELRSGLDELDLDQPWPTGADGPRGRTSGNNRVVLPDGWLRDPYDCAGVGEDAELDTSGG, from the coding sequence ATGTCCACGACCGCGCTCACCGAGAACACGCCCCTGCGGATCGGTCCGCACACCGTGCAGCCGCCTGTCGTCCTGGCTCCGATGGCCGGGATCACCAATGCGCCCTTCCGCACCCTGTGCAGGGAGTTCAGTGGGGGCAAGGGGCTGTTCGTCAGCGAGATGATCACGACTCGGGCGCTCGTCGAGCGCAACGAGAAGACCATGCAGCTGATCCACTTCGACGAGAGCGAGACGCCTCGTTCGATCCAGCTGTACGGCGTCGACCCCGCCACCGTCGGCAAGGCCGTCCGCATGATCGCGGAGGAGGATCTCGCCGACCACATCGACCTCAACTTCGGGTGCCCGGTGCCGAAGGTGACGCGGAAGGGGGGCGGGTCCGCGCTGCCGTACAAGCGTCCTCTGCTCCGGGCGATCCTGCGCGAGGCCGTGAGCGGGGCGGGGGATCTGCCGGTCACGATGAAGATGCGCAAGGGGATCGACGACGACCACATCACGTATCTGGACGCCGGGCGGATCGCGGTCGAGGAGGGGGTCACCTCCATCGCGCTGCACGGTCGTACCGCCGCCCAGCACTACGGCGGCACGGCGGACTGGGACGCGATCGCCCGCCTGAAGGAACACGTCCCGGAGATTCCCGTGCTCGGCAACGGGGACATCTGGTCGGCGTCGGACGCGTTGCGGATGGTGGCGTCCACCGGCTGCGACGGCGTGGTCGTCGGGCGGGGGTGTCTGGGGCGGCCGTGGCTGTTCGCGGACCTGGTGGCGGCGTTCGAGGGGCGTCCGGAACACATCGCCCGGCCTTCGTTGCGCGAGGTGGCCGATGTCATGGTCCGGCACGCCACGCTGCTGGGGGAGTGGATCGGCGACGAGTCCCGCGGGGTCATCGACTTCCGTAAGCACGTGGCCTGGTATCTGAAGGGCTTCGCGGTCGGCAGCGAGATGCGCAAGCGGCTCGCGATCACGTCGTCGTTGGCGGAACTCCGGTCGGGCCTGGACGAGTTGGACCTGGACCAGCCCTGGCCGACGGGCGCCGACGGGCCGCGTGGCCGCACGTCCGGCAACAACCGGGTGGTCCTCCCGGACGGCTGGCTGAGGGACCCGTACGACTGCGCGGGCGTCGGGGAGGACGCGGAACTGGACACGTCGGGGGGTTGA
- a CDS encoding MFS transporter: MPELSPRRRMLVLAICCMSLLIVSLDTTALNVALPAMQRGLDASTAGLQWTIDAYTLVLASLLMLAGSTGDRIGRKRVFMAGLIVFTIGSALCSAAPNLEALIAFRMVQAVGGSMLNPVAMSIITNTFTDPRERARAIGVWGAVVGISMAAGPLVGGVLVDSVGWRSIFWVNLPVGLAALLLTLRYVPESRAPKARRPDPVGQVLVIALFGSLTYAIIEAPASGLSYVLPFAVVAVVALAGLLWYEPRRDEPLIDLRFFRSAPFSGATVIAISAFAGLGGFLFLSTLYLQNVHGLDALHAGLWMLPMAVPMFLCAPLAGRLVGSRGPRLPLVAAGVMITASGVLFAAFDAETSDVTLFLGYLLFGIGFGLVNAPITNTAVSGMPRAQAGVAAAVASTSRQLGQTLGVAVIGAVLAAGVSSSSYKEKFVPAAVPGWWILAGCGLAVLVLGAATTGPWARRSAERTAERLESAEVREAAGVSA, translated from the coding sequence ATGCCCGAGCTCAGCCCTCGCCGACGCATGCTGGTACTCGCGATCTGCTGTATGAGTCTGCTGATCGTGAGTCTCGACACCACCGCCCTCAACGTCGCCCTGCCCGCCATGCAGCGGGGCCTGGACGCGAGCACGGCGGGTCTCCAGTGGACGATCGACGCGTACACCCTCGTCCTCGCCTCGCTGCTGATGCTGGCCGGCTCCACGGGAGACCGGATCGGCCGCAAGCGCGTCTTCATGGCGGGCCTGATCGTCTTCACGATCGGCTCCGCGCTGTGTTCCGCCGCGCCGAACCTGGAGGCGCTGATCGCCTTCCGCATGGTGCAGGCGGTCGGCGGTTCGATGCTCAACCCGGTCGCGATGTCGATCATCACCAACACCTTCACGGACCCGCGCGAGCGCGCCCGGGCGATCGGGGTGTGGGGCGCGGTCGTCGGCATCTCCATGGCCGCGGGACCGCTGGTCGGCGGCGTACTCGTGGACTCGGTCGGCTGGCGCTCGATCTTCTGGGTCAACCTGCCGGTCGGCCTCGCGGCCCTGCTGCTCACCCTGCGGTACGTCCCCGAGTCCCGGGCGCCCAAGGCCCGCCGCCCCGACCCGGTCGGACAGGTCCTGGTGATCGCGCTGTTCGGCTCACTGACGTACGCGATCATCGAGGCGCCGGCCTCGGGGCTCTCCTACGTCCTGCCCTTCGCCGTCGTGGCCGTCGTCGCCCTCGCCGGACTGCTCTGGTACGAGCCCCGGCGTGACGAGCCCCTCATCGACCTGCGGTTCTTCCGGTCCGCGCCGTTCAGCGGGGCGACGGTGATCGCGATCAGCGCGTTCGCGGGTCTGGGCGGGTTCCTGTTCCTGTCCACGCTGTATCTGCAGAACGTCCACGGCCTGGACGCGCTGCACGCCGGCCTGTGGATGCTGCCGATGGCGGTGCCGATGTTCCTGTGCGCGCCCCTCGCCGGGCGGCTGGTGGGGAGCCGGGGGCCGCGGCTGCCGTTGGTCGCGGCGGGAGTCATGATCACCGCCAGCGGGGTGCTGTTCGCCGCCTTCGACGCGGAGACCTCCGATGTGACGCTGTTCCTCGGCTACCTGCTGTTCGGGATCGGCTTCGGGCTGGTCAACGCGCCGATCACCAATACGGCGGTGTCGGGGATGCCACGGGCCCAGGCCGGGGTCGCGGCCGCCGTCGCCTCCACGAGCCGTCAGCTGGGGCAGACGCTCGGGGTCGCGGTGATCGGGGCGGTGCTGGCTGCCGGGGTGAGCTCCTCGTCGTACAAGGAGAAGTTCGTGCCGGCCGCGGTGCCGGGGTGGTGGATTCTGGCCGGCTGCGGGCTTGCCGTGCTGGTGCTCGGGGCGGCGACCACTGGGCCGTGGGCCCGGCGTTCCGCTGAGCGGACGGCCGAGCGGTTGGAGTCGGCCGAGGTACGCGAAGCCGCCGGAGTCAGCGCGTAG
- a CDS encoding amylo-alpha-1,6-glucosidase: protein MTDRHHLLVHGGTFAAVGDGGDISGVRGGGSSPDGLFVRDARHLSRWQLTVDGAVPEALSPVADGDTARCVLVPRGGRQEPPACTLFREQAVGDGSFVESLRVTSNRPVPTTVRLAVTADADFTDQFELRSDYRTYTKTGATRRREILDDGVEFTYQRAEWRSCTTVTADPAPDGVEETGTGARRLVWTLELEPHGTAELTLRVMARPHGDKRARRVPSSPAALNQKLLSLEGEFVEGIAFPTGWPELAAACARGLADLASLQVPATGPDGEELRVPAAGAPWFLTLLGRDALLTSLFALPYRPQLAAATLPALAATQATETGAASVAQPGKIVHEVRHGELAHFGQVPYGRYYGSVDATPLFLVLLGAYVEHTGDLPLARRLEPHARAAIGWMLDHGGLTSRGYLVYRADQGGLANQNWKDSPGAICGADGARAGGPVMAAGAQGYAYDALRRTAWVARTVWEDETYAALLEQAAADLRDRFQRDFWMPDRTFPALALDGEGRQVDALASDAGHLLWSGLLDKEYGELVGRRLLEPDFFSGWGVRTLAAGQAAYHPLSYHRGSVWPHDNALITLGLARYGLHDEARAVAHGLVDAATATGHRLPEVLAGYGRETHGEPVPYPHACVREARSAAAPLALLTAVGGA, encoded by the coding sequence ATGACGGACCGGCATCATCTGCTCGTGCACGGCGGGACGTTCGCTGCCGTGGGTGACGGCGGGGACATCAGCGGCGTCCGGGGCGGCGGCAGCTCCCCCGACGGGTTGTTCGTACGCGACGCCCGGCACCTGAGCCGCTGGCAGCTCACGGTCGACGGCGCGGTACCGGAGGCCCTGTCGCCGGTGGCCGACGGCGACACCGCGCGCTGTGTCCTCGTCCCGCGCGGCGGCCGCCAGGAGCCGCCCGCCTGCACGCTCTTCCGCGAACAGGCAGTGGGGGACGGCTCGTTCGTCGAATCCCTCCGGGTCACCAGCAACCGCCCGGTGCCGACGACGGTCCGCCTCGCGGTCACCGCGGACGCCGACTTCACCGACCAGTTCGAACTCCGCTCCGACTACCGCACCTACACGAAGACCGGCGCGACCCGCCGCCGTGAAATCCTCGACGACGGCGTGGAGTTCACCTACCAGCGCGCCGAATGGCGTTCCTGTACGACGGTGACGGCCGACCCCGCCCCGGACGGCGTCGAGGAGACGGGCACCGGAGCCAGGCGCCTGGTCTGGACGCTGGAGCTGGAGCCGCACGGCACGGCCGAGCTGACGCTGCGGGTGATGGCCCGGCCGCACGGCGACAAGCGGGCCCGCCGGGTCCCGAGCTCCCCGGCCGCTCTGAACCAGAAACTCCTCTCGCTGGAAGGCGAGTTCGTGGAGGGCATCGCCTTCCCCACCGGCTGGCCGGAGCTCGCCGCCGCCTGCGCCCGCGGGCTCGCCGACCTCGCCTCGCTCCAGGTCCCGGCGACCGGCCCCGACGGCGAGGAACTGCGCGTCCCGGCCGCCGGGGCCCCCTGGTTCCTGACCCTGCTGGGCCGGGACGCCCTCCTGACCTCCCTCTTCGCCCTCCCCTACCGCCCCCAGCTGGCCGCCGCAACGCTCCCCGCGCTCGCCGCGACCCAGGCCACCGAGACCGGCGCGGCCTCCGTGGCCCAGCCCGGCAAGATCGTGCACGAGGTGCGGCACGGAGAGCTGGCCCACTTCGGGCAGGTGCCGTACGGCCGCTACTACGGCTCGGTCGACGCCACCCCGCTGTTCCTCGTACTGCTCGGCGCCTACGTGGAACACACCGGGGACCTCCCGCTCGCCCGGCGCCTGGAGCCCCACGCCCGTGCCGCGATCGGCTGGATGCTCGACCACGGCGGACTCACCTCGCGCGGCTACCTCGTCTACCGCGCCGACCAGGGCGGCCTCGCCAACCAGAACTGGAAGGACTCCCCCGGCGCGATCTGCGGCGCCGACGGAGCACGGGCCGGCGGACCGGTGATGGCCGCGGGCGCCCAGGGCTACGCGTACGACGCGCTGCGCCGGACCGCGTGGGTCGCGCGCACGGTGTGGGAGGACGAGACCTACGCGGCGCTCCTCGAACAGGCCGCGGCGGATCTGCGGGACCGGTTCCAGCGTGACTTCTGGATGCCGGACCGTACCTTCCCCGCGCTCGCACTGGACGGCGAGGGCCGTCAGGTCGACGCGCTGGCCTCCGACGCCGGGCATCTGCTGTGGTCGGGGCTGCTCGACAAGGAGTACGGCGAGCTGGTGGGGCGGCGGTTGCTGGAGCCCGACTTCTTCTCCGGGTGGGGGGTGCGGACACTGGCGGCCGGACAGGCGGCGTATCACCCGCTCTCTTACCACCGGGGCTCGGTGTGGCCGCACGACAACGCGTTGATCACGCTGGGGCTGGCCCGGTACGGGTTGCACGACGAGGCGCGGGCGGTGGCGCACGGACTGGTGGACGCGGCGACGGCCACCGGGCACCGGCTGCCGGAGGTTCTGGCGGGGTACGGGCGGGAGACCCATGGGGAGCCGGTGCCGTATCCGCACGCGTGTGTGCGGGAGGCACGGTCCGCAGCGGCGCCGCTCGCGCTGCTGACGGCGGTGGGGGGCGCGTAG